The Tepidibacter aestuarii genome contains a region encoding:
- a CDS encoding ABC transporter ATP-binding protein → MLNIKGLNVNYGGIHALRDMDIEVPRNKIVTLIGANGAGKSSTLRSIMGIVNSSGVIEYNGNNIKNLKTQDIVKEGLVLVPEGRRVFQDLTVEENLILGAYTRKDKKEINKDLDWIYELFPRLKERVDQKAGTMSGGEQQMLAVGRALMSRPKLLMMDEPSLGLAPLIVKDLFNIIKDINKMGVTILLIEQNAKAALEIADYGYVIETGKVVLKGRGSDLCENDDIKKAYLGEEAV, encoded by the coding sequence ATGCTTAATATAAAAGGGCTAAATGTTAATTATGGTGGAATTCACGCTTTAAGGGATATGGATATAGAGGTTCCTAGAAATAAAATAGTAACTTTAATAGGAGCAAATGGAGCTGGAAAAAGCTCAACTTTAAGAAGTATAATGGGAATAGTTAATTCAAGTGGAGTTATAGAATATAATGGAAACAATATCAAAAATCTAAAAACTCAGGATATAGTGAAAGAAGGATTGGTTTTAGTTCCTGAAGGAAGAAGAGTATTCCAAGACTTAACGGTTGAAGAAAATCTAATACTAGGAGCTTATACTAGAAAAGATAAAAAAGAAATAAATAAAGACCTTGACTGGATATATGAATTATTTCCAAGACTCAAAGAAAGAGTAGACCAAAAGGCTGGAACTATGTCTGGAGGAGAACAACAGATGCTAGCCGTAGGAAGAGCTCTTATGAGTAGACCAAAGCTTCTTATGATGGATGAACCATCTTTAGGTTTGGCTCCTTTAATAGTTAAGGATTTATTCAATATAATAAAAGATATTAATAAGATGGGGGTTACTATTCTTTTAATAGAACAAAATGCAAAAGCAGCTCTTGAAATAGCTGATTATGGTTATGTAATTGAAACGGGAAAAGTTGTTCTTAAAGGAAGAGGAAGTGATCTTTGTGAGAATGATGATATAAAGAAAGCCTACTTAGGTGAAGAAGCTGTATAG